TTGATAGTGCTAAAAAACAAAAAATCCCTTTTAAACCCATCAAAGAAAATGAAGTGAGAATCTATGTCTGCGGACCCACGGTGTATGATGAGGCACATCTTGGACATGCGCGAAGCTCTATTGCTTTTGATTTATGGCGGAGATTATTCGTGTTTTTAGGCTATAAAGTTACTTTTGTCAAAAACTTCACAGACATTGATGATAAGATCATCAAAAAAAGCCTTGAGCAGCATATCCCGCTCGAAGAACTCACCACACATTATATCAATCTCTATCTCAAAGATATGGACGCTCTAGGCGTATGGCGCGCAGATATAGAACCAAAAGCAACAGAGAATCTAAAACCTATGCAGGATATGATACAAAAACTTCTTGCACAAGGTTATGCTTACAAAGGGAGCAATGGTGATGTGTATTTAAGTATCCATAAAGACCCACTTTATGGCTCTATCTCCCACAGGATTGATGACCCAAATGCCCAAAGCCGTATCGCAGAGTTAGATGACAAGCTTGACCACAATGACTTTGCACTATGGAAAGGTTATAAGGGTGAAAACGACATTGCCTATGCAAGTGCGTTTGGGCAAGGGCGTCCGGGTTGGCATATCGAATGCTCGGCAATGATAGAAGAACATCTTGCTTACAAAACCGGTGAATTTGCTATTGATATTCACGCTGGTGGAGCAGACCTTATCTTCCCTCATCACGAAAACGAAGCCTCCCAAACGCGTTGCGCTACACATCGAGAAATTGCTAAATATTGGCTTCATAATGGATTTGTCAATATTAATGGTGAAAAAATGAGCAAATCCTTAGGGAATAGCTTTTTTATCAAAGATGCTCTTAGAATCTATGACGGAGAAATTTTGCGCAATTATCTTTTAGGCGTGCATTATCGCCTGATTCTAAACTTCAATGAAGAAGATTTATTACAAAGCAAAAAGCGTCTTGATAAAATCTATCGACTCAAAAAACGTCTCAATCTCACCGAACAAGAGACGCAAGAGATACTCTCACAAGCACAGCAAAAGGCTGATTCACATTTCCTCCAAACCCTTATAGAATCTTTGAGTGATGATTTTAATATCTCTAAAGCCCTAAGCATTATTGAAGAAATGCTTTCAAATAGCAATGAACATCTTGATAAGAATCCCAAAGATAAGGCTTACAAACAAATGATTGCAGCCAATCTTGCGTGTATCGATAAATTGCTAGGCTTAGGAGGCAAAAATGCGCAAAGCTACTTCCAGTTAGGCGTGAGCGAAGAGCAAAAGCAACACATTAATGACATTATCGCCCAACGCGCACTTGCAAAAACACAGAAAAATTACGCATTGGCAGATTCTTTGCGTCAAGAGCTTAAAGAGCAAGGCATTGAGATTATGGACACGCCTCAAGGCACGATTTGGGAGAAAGCATAGAATCTAAACGCGCAAGAGCTAAAATATCTCGCGCTTGAACAATATCTTGCGCAATACGCTTTTTTAGCTCATTCAAATCTTCAAACACCTGATTATCGCGGATTTTTTGGACAAAATAAATTCTTGCTTCTTTTTTACGCAGAGTGATATTTTTATCTAAAATATGACTTTCAATGCCAAAACGTCTGTCTGTGCTCAAACGATGCCCGATAAATGAGACACTTGGATAAACTTGCTGATCAACTTCACTCAAACTGACATAAACGCCCTCTTGAGGAATCACATAATTTTTGGTCTCAATATTGATAGTCGCATAGAGATATTTTGAGCCGAGATTCTGCCCACTGACGACCTTTCCATACAAACAATACAATCGCCCCAATAGTGCATTTGCCATATTCATATCACCCAAACGGATAAAATCTTTAATCAGCGTAGAATGCACACCCACACCATTGATACGATATTCTGGCACAATCACGACTTGCTTATCAAAAAGCTTTGGCAAATCATTTGCCCCAAACTCACGATCTTTACCAAATCGAAAATCATAGCCCACAACAAGCTTAGAGAGATTAGGAAATTTTTGACGCAAAAGGCACACAAACTCAATACCATTTTTTTGACGAACCTTGCTGATAGGCAAATAAAAAATCGGCAATGTCGTATAAAGTGATTTCTCATTTTTAGGCGTTAAACAATCTTCCTTTTCCATCTCAAGACACAACAAAGCACCTTGATGATAAAGCTCTTTTATAAGGATTCTGTGTGCAAGGTGCATTCCATCAAACTTCCCTAATGCGAGAGATTTAATCGCATAGTTTTTTTGCATAGATAAAAAACTCTTCATTCCCTTCCTTCCCGCTCAAAATACTTTTTTGTGTGTGAATTATCTTAAAACCTTCATTTTGTAAATCTTTACAAAATGATTCTAATGCCAAAATAATCTCTTGCGAATCTTGCAAAACGCCTTTTTTGTTGCGTTTAGCCTTTATACCAACTTCAAATTGCGGCTTAAACAACATAATAAATTCATCACACAGAATCTGCCTAAAACAAGGCAAAATTTGATAAAGCGAAATAAAACTCACATCGCATACCACTATATCAAAACACTCTTTAGATACAAAAGTGCGAATATCGCATTCTTCAAACGCTTTCACTCGCTTATCTTCTCGCACGATAGGGTGCAGCTGATTTTTTCCTACATCGACACACACGACTGACTTAATGTCATTTTGGAGAAGCACTTGTGTGAATCCTCCCGTGCTAGAGCCAATATCTAGCGCATTTTTATAGGCAAGATAAGATTCTGTCCATATCTCAACCTGCTTTAACTCCTCGATAAATCCTCGCAGCTTATAGCCCGCCCTCCCACATAATAAGCCCTGTGTATCAATACACACTTCATCATTATCTCCAAGCAGCCTAGAACTCTTATAAACACACATACCATTGACACGCACACAACCAGATTCTATGGCTTCTTGTGCCTTTTGCCTTGAGCCTAATTTTTCTTTCAGATACACATCTAAACGCATCATTGTGCCAAACTATTTTTATTAGTGTGATACCCAAAATCAAATTCCATCTCACCCATATTCTGCACATTCATAATGAGTTTCATCTCTTCTTTACCACGCTCACCGATTCCCTCAAAAATCACCCAATATGCGCTATTATAACTAATATCGGGAGTAAGAATTCCTAAATCTTCTCTTTTGGCTTGCATAACACTTTTTTCATCAATACTTTTATATGAAGCAGTAAGTGTAAAATGAATCTGGCTTTTCTTGATTTGATGCGCTCTGTCAAAAATTTCTACCAAAAAAACTTCACTACCTTCTTGGATTGATTGAGCCAAATGAGAATCTGACTGATTGATATAATGCACAATAGCAAGAAGCTGTGTGCGATTATTTTGCATAATTTGAGATTTACGCATTGCCTGAATATGCCGCTCTAAAAGTGCTTTATCTTGTTTAGAATCGACATTTGCTGAAGCGATGCGGACAAAATCTTTTTTATACAAATCACTACAACCGCATAATAGCGCAATAAATAGAAAAAAATAGATGATTCTCATTGTTATTTCTCAATTTCTTTTTACTCATTCTTTAGCGTTATTTTAACACAAACTTTGCTACAATTCTGCCAAATAACTCTAACGCAAGGATCACCGATGCAAACACCCCGACATCTTTTGCGCACCAGCGATCTTCAAGTCAAAGAAATAGAATCTATTCTTGACAAAGCTCAAAGCTACAAAGACACAAAACATTGTGATTCTCTAGCAAACAAAACAATCATCACGATTTTTTTTGAAAACTCCACCCGCACTCTTTCAAGCTTTGAAATTGCAGCAAAGCGTCTTAATGCGAATGTTATTAGGCTTGATGTCAGTAAAAGCTCTACAAGCAAAGGAGAGACGATTTCAGATACAGCAGCAAATCTTAACGCAATGGACCCTCATGCAATCATCATTCGCCATAAAAATGCCGGAGCGGGATATTATTTGCGCTCTCAAGTAAGCTGCCCTATCATTAATGGTGGAGATGGAGCTCACGCTCACCCTACCCAAGCCTTGCTTGACCTCCTCACACTGAAAGAATATTTTGGTAATGACTTTTCTCAACTCAAAGGTAAAAAAATTGCCATTGTAGGAGATATTAAAAATTCTCGTGTTGCAAATAGCAATATCGAACTTCTCACACGCTT
The Helicobacter sp. MIT 05-5293 genome window above contains:
- the cysS gene encoding cysteine--tRNA ligase; this encodes MITLFDSAKKQKIPFKPIKENEVRIYVCGPTVYDEAHLGHARSSIAFDLWRRLFVFLGYKVTFVKNFTDIDDKIIKKSLEQHIPLEELTTHYINLYLKDMDALGVWRADIEPKATENLKPMQDMIQKLLAQGYAYKGSNGDVYLSIHKDPLYGSISHRIDDPNAQSRIAELDDKLDHNDFALWKGYKGENDIAYASAFGQGRPGWHIECSAMIEEHLAYKTGEFAIDIHAGGADLIFPHHENEASQTRCATHREIAKYWLHNGFVNINGEKMSKSLGNSFFIKDALRIYDGEILRNYLLGVHYRLILNFNEEDLLQSKKRLDKIYRLKKRLNLTEQETQEILSQAQQKADSHFLQTLIESLSDDFNISKALSIIEEMLSNSNEHLDKNPKDKAYKQMIAANLACIDKLLGLGGKNAQSYFQLGVSEEQKQHINDIIAQRALAKTQKNYALADSLRQELKEQGIEIMDTPQGTIWEKA
- a CDS encoding bifunctional riboflavin kinase/FAD synthetase translates to MKSFLSMQKNYAIKSLALGKFDGMHLAHRILIKELYHQGALLCLEMEKEDCLTPKNEKSLYTTLPIFYLPISKVRQKNGIEFVCLLRQKFPNLSKLVVGYDFRFGKDREFGANDLPKLFDKQVVIVPEYRINGVGVHSTLIKDFIRLGDMNMANALLGRLYCLYGKVVSGQNLGSKYLYATINIETKNYVIPQEGVYVSLSEVDQQVYPSVSFIGHRLSTDRRFGIESHILDKNITLRKKEARIYFVQKIRDNQVFEDLNELKKRIAQDIVQARDILALARLDSMLSPKSCLEACP
- a CDS encoding TlyA family RNA methyltransferase — encoded protein: MRLDVYLKEKLGSRQKAQEAIESGCVRVNGMCVYKSSRLLGDNDEVCIDTQGLLCGRAGYKLRGFIEELKQVEIWTESYLAYKNALDIGSSTGGFTQVLLQNDIKSVVCVDVGKNQLHPIVREDKRVKAFEECDIRTFVSKECFDIVVCDVSFISLYQILPCFRQILCDEFIMLFKPQFEVGIKAKRNKKGVLQDSQEIILALESFCKDLQNEGFKIIHTQKSILSGKEGNEEFFIYAKKLCD
- a CDS encoding aspartate carbamoyltransferase catalytic subunit, with the protein product MQTPRHLLRTSDLQVKEIESILDKAQSYKDTKHCDSLANKTIITIFFENSTRTLSSFEIAAKRLNANVIRLDVSKSSTSKGETISDTAANLNAMDPHAIIIRHKNAGAGYYLRSQVSCPIINGGDGAHAHPTQALLDLLTLKEYFGNDFSQLKGKKIAIVGDIKNSRVANSNIELLTRFGMEVLLVAPPHFLPPTNLPTFHRLRDIAQEVDAFMSLRTQTERHDKQIYGSLKDYASQYCITKEILGNRDVVILHPGPVHRNIDIDDEVLKDKRCKVLEQVNNGVRVRMAVLEYFINALDIS